A region of Leifsonia xyli DNA encodes the following proteins:
- a CDS encoding peptidase — MIDWAAFVVVFAAALIGSCVVVASYALGTRLLAVAGRALFVEPVEFTDAITVLTPEKAAKLQRKAEKAQRKNPLTAGQKRLALTGAYACFTVCALAVLYGLYLIIPYFHH, encoded by the coding sequence ATGATCGACTGGGCAGCATTCGTCGTCGTCTTCGCGGCCGCGCTCATCGGCTCCTGCGTGGTCGTCGCGTCCTACGCGCTCGGCACGCGCCTGCTGGCGGTCGCCGGCCGGGCGCTGTTCGTCGAGCCGGTCGAGTTCACCGACGCGATCACGGTTCTGACGCCCGAGAAGGCCGCCAAGCTGCAGCGCAAGGCTGAGAAGGCCCAGCGCAAGAACCCGCTGACCGCCGGCCAGAAGCGCCTCGCCCTCACCGGGGCCTACGCGTGCTTCACCGTCTGCGCGCTCGCGGTGCTGTACGGGCTGTACCTGATCATCCCGTACTTCCACCACTGA
- a CDS encoding phosphate transporter: MDLTLIVVLVILLALFFDFTNGFHDTANAMATPIATGAMRPKVAVALAAVLNLIGAFLSTEVAKTISGGIIKEGDGGVQITPVLIFAGLVGAIVWNMVTWLFGLPSSSSHALFGGLIGAAIVGAGIQSVDFLVVLDKVVLPALIAPFTAGVVAWSATKLAYWITRRYDGRPDGRGGFRYGQIFSSSLVALSHGTNDAQKTMGVITLTLISAGLQPLGSGPEIWVVIACALAIALGTYSGGWRIIRTLGRGLTEIKPAQGFAAETSTAATILASSHLGFALSTTQVASGSVIGSGLGRRGSSVRWGTAGRIGIGWLLTLPSAAIVGAVAGLIANLGPVGVAIDTIVGTAVVVYIFWRARRNRVTSENAVKPVPLQGKSEVAQSGKAVRIEKVKPLKRDRRRKESA, from the coding sequence GTGGACCTCACCCTCATCGTCGTGCTGGTCATCCTGCTGGCGCTCTTCTTCGACTTCACGAACGGCTTCCACGACACGGCGAACGCGATGGCGACCCCCATCGCGACCGGAGCGATGCGTCCGAAGGTCGCCGTCGCCCTGGCCGCCGTGCTCAACCTGATCGGCGCCTTCCTGTCGACGGAGGTCGCCAAGACGATCTCCGGCGGCATCATCAAGGAAGGCGACGGCGGGGTCCAGATCACGCCGGTGCTCATCTTCGCCGGACTGGTCGGCGCCATCGTCTGGAACATGGTGACGTGGCTCTTCGGGCTGCCGTCGTCGTCCAGTCACGCGCTCTTCGGCGGCCTGATCGGCGCGGCCATCGTCGGCGCGGGCATCCAATCCGTCGACTTCCTCGTCGTGCTGGACAAGGTGGTGCTGCCCGCGCTGATCGCCCCGTTCACCGCGGGAGTGGTGGCGTGGAGCGCCACGAAGCTCGCGTACTGGATCACGCGGCGCTACGACGGACGGCCGGATGGACGCGGCGGCTTCCGCTACGGCCAGATCTTCTCGTCCTCGCTCGTCGCCCTCTCGCACGGCACCAATGACGCGCAGAAGACGATGGGCGTCATCACGCTCACCCTCATTTCCGCTGGGCTGCAGCCGCTCGGCTCGGGCCCGGAGATCTGGGTCGTCATCGCCTGCGCCCTCGCGATCGCGCTCGGCACGTACTCGGGCGGCTGGCGCATCATCCGCACCCTCGGCCGCGGTCTCACCGAGATCAAGCCCGCGCAGGGCTTCGCGGCCGAGACGAGCACCGCGGCGACCATCCTGGCCTCCAGCCATCTGGGCTTCGCCCTCTCGACCACGCAGGTCGCCTCGGGGTCGGTCATCGGCTCCGGACTCGGCCGCCGCGGCTCGTCGGTGCGCTGGGGGACGGCCGGACGCATCGGAATCGGCTGGCTGCTGACGCTGCCGTCCGCCGCGATCGTCGGCGCTGTCGCGGGCCTGATCGCGAACCTGGGGCCGGTCGGCGTCGCCATCGACACCATCGTCGGCACGGCCGTCGTCGTGTATATCTTCTGGCGCGCGCGCCGCAACCGGGTCACCAGCGAGAACGCGGTGAAGCCCGTCCCGCTGCAGGGCAAGAGCGAGGTCGCGCAGTCCGGCAAGGCGGTCAGGATCGAGAAGGTCAAGCCGCTGAAGCGGGATCGTCGGCGAAAGGAGTCCGCATGA
- a CDS encoding molybdenum cofactor biosynthesis protein — protein sequence MTQLTHLDSDGRARMVDVGGKPETDREAVARGRFVTTPEVVRLVAADDLPKADVLATARIAGIGGAKRTSELIPLCHPLPLNSVRVDFELDAEAGAIEIEVVARTHGRTGVEMEALTAVAVAGLTLHDMVKAVDPAASLTDVRLVAKSGGKRGDWRRDEEPAPEAPAAREPAAPAAGSTPSGAIVLVASTRAASGVYEDTTGPVIAEWLAERRLPADVRVVPDAEVDAALREAVAARPLVLITTGGTGVSPTDRTPEATAAVLDRELPGVAEALRARGAAATPLAVLSRGLVGVAGPTLVVNLPGSRGGVSDGLEVLDGLLPHLLDQLRGGDHR from the coding sequence ATGACCCAGCTCACCCACCTCGACTCCGACGGCCGCGCGCGCATGGTCGACGTCGGAGGCAAGCCCGAAACCGACCGCGAGGCCGTCGCGCGGGGACGCTTCGTGACGACCCCGGAGGTCGTGCGCCTCGTCGCGGCCGACGACCTGCCGAAGGCCGACGTGCTGGCGACCGCGCGCATCGCGGGAATCGGCGGCGCGAAGCGCACGAGCGAGCTCATCCCGCTCTGCCACCCGCTGCCGCTGAACAGCGTCCGGGTCGACTTCGAGCTGGACGCGGAGGCCGGGGCGATCGAGATCGAGGTCGTCGCGCGCACGCACGGTCGCACGGGGGTGGAGATGGAGGCCCTGACCGCCGTCGCGGTCGCCGGCCTCACCCTCCACGACATGGTCAAGGCGGTGGACCCGGCGGCGAGCCTCACGGACGTGCGGCTGGTGGCGAAGAGCGGCGGCAAGCGGGGGGACTGGCGACGGGACGAGGAGCCGGCTCCCGAGGCACCTGCGGCACGCGAGCCTGCGGCGCCCGCGGCGGGCTCGACGCCGTCCGGCGCGATCGTGCTCGTCGCCTCCACGCGCGCCGCGTCCGGCGTGTACGAGGACACCACCGGTCCGGTCATCGCCGAGTGGCTGGCCGAGCGACGCCTGCCCGCGGACGTCCGCGTGGTTCCCGACGCCGAGGTGGACGCGGCCCTGCGCGAGGCGGTCGCCGCGCGTCCCCTCGTCCTCATCACGACCGGCGGCACCGGCGTCTCCCCCACCGACCGCACTCCGGAGGCGACCGCCGCCGTGCTCGACCGCGAGCTGCCCGGCGTCGCCGAGGCGCTGCGGGCGCGCGGCGCCGCCGCCACCCCGCTCGCCGTGCTGAGCCGCGGGCTCGTCGGCGTCGCCGGCCCCACCCTCGTCGTCAACCTGCCGGGCTCGCGCGGCGGCGTGAGCGACGGCCTCGAGGTGCTGGACGGCCTGCTCCCCCACCTGCTCGACCAGCTCCGCGGAGGGGATCACCGATGA
- a CDS encoding oxidoreductase, with translation MAEFWRPAGAGVASVVAGVGAAELLSAFLVQNGSPILTVGALLIDLAPPWLKDAVIGLFGTGDKAFLIVSLAVVVLAGAAVAGWLERIRPPLGRILIGVGGAVGVLAAVTRAGNGIVDALPSVLAAALAILLLGWLMRMLRDTEPTRATPRGRVSRRRFVGTTAATAAAGALALVIGQTVAGGFRAASAARAAIKLPRPAKTASPIPAGASFDIPGLSPIITPNTDFYRIDTALQIPGIDANAWKLRIFGMVEHEVELTFAELLALPLEESTTTLTCVSNEVGGDLIGNATWLGYPIRHLLARAKPSSNADMVLSTSQDGWTASTPLETLTDDRNAILAVGMNGTPLPLEHGYPVRMVVPGLYGYVSATKWVVSLEVTRFDEHTAYWTDRGWSERGPVKLSSRIDVPAAGRQVNAGTVAVAGVAWSQHVGVSAVQVKVDDGPWKEATLADAISADTWRQWRFAWEATPGAHTLRVRATDAKGLVQTATQRDVVPDGATGLHEVQVTVV, from the coding sequence ATGGCGGAGTTCTGGCGGCCGGCGGGCGCGGGCGTGGCGAGCGTCGTGGCGGGGGTCGGCGCCGCGGAGCTGTTGAGCGCGTTCCTGGTGCAGAACGGCAGCCCGATCCTCACTGTTGGCGCACTGCTCATCGACCTCGCGCCGCCGTGGCTGAAAGACGCCGTCATCGGACTGTTCGGCACCGGCGACAAGGCGTTCCTGATCGTGTCGCTCGCCGTGGTCGTGCTGGCCGGCGCCGCCGTGGCCGGCTGGCTGGAGCGGATACGGCCGCCGCTCGGCCGCATCCTGATCGGCGTGGGTGGTGCGGTGGGCGTGCTCGCGGCAGTCACCCGGGCGGGCAACGGGATCGTGGATGCGCTGCCCTCCGTCCTCGCGGCGGCCCTGGCCATCCTGCTTCTGGGCTGGCTCATGCGGATGCTGCGCGACACCGAGCCGACCCGGGCGACCCCGCGGGGGCGGGTCAGCCGGCGGCGTTTCGTCGGCACGACGGCGGCGACGGCGGCGGCCGGTGCGCTCGCGCTGGTGATCGGCCAGACGGTCGCCGGCGGCTTCCGCGCGGCATCGGCGGCGCGGGCGGCGATCAAGCTGCCGCGTCCGGCGAAGACGGCATCGCCGATCCCGGCCGGAGCCTCGTTCGACATCCCTGGCCTGTCGCCGATCATCACGCCCAACACCGACTTCTACCGCATCGACACCGCCCTGCAGATCCCCGGCATCGACGCGAACGCGTGGAAGCTGCGGATCTTCGGGATGGTGGAGCACGAGGTCGAGCTGACGTTCGCCGAGCTGCTCGCGCTCCCGCTGGAGGAGTCCACCACCACCCTCACCTGCGTCTCGAACGAGGTCGGAGGCGACCTCATCGGCAACGCGACCTGGCTGGGCTACCCGATCCGGCACCTGCTGGCCAGGGCGAAGCCGTCCTCGAACGCCGACATGGTGCTGTCGACGAGTCAGGACGGCTGGACCGCGTCCACACCGCTCGAGACGCTCACCGACGATCGCAACGCGATCCTGGCCGTGGGGATGAACGGCACCCCGCTGCCGCTGGAGCACGGCTACCCGGTGCGGATGGTCGTGCCCGGGCTGTACGGCTACGTGTCGGCGACCAAGTGGGTGGTGTCGCTGGAGGTGACCCGGTTCGACGAGCACACGGCGTACTGGACCGACCGCGGCTGGTCCGAGCGCGGGCCGGTGAAGCTGTCGTCGCGCATCGACGTGCCGGCCGCCGGGCGGCAGGTGAACGCCGGGACGGTCGCGGTGGCCGGGGTGGCGTGGTCGCAGCACGTCGGCGTGAGCGCCGTGCAGGTGAAGGTGGACGACGGGCCGTGGAAGGAGGCGACCCTCGCGGACGCGATCTCGGCCGACACCTGGCGGCAATGGCGCTTCGCGTGGGAGGCGACGCCGGGCGCGCACACCCTCCGCGTGCGGGCGACCGACGCCAAGGGCCTCGTGCAGACCGCTACGCAGCGGGATGTGGTGCCCGACGGCGCGACCGGCCTGCACGAAGTCCAGGTCACGGTCGTCTGA
- a CDS encoding nitrate reductase gives MALPWTLHGDGKKVGAQEIVLPGERLTWPRTIGLGAQHVVAMFGATFLVPLLTGFPPATTLLFSGVGTLLFLVITGNRLPSYLGSSFAFIVPIVAATKAHGMPSALFGILITGILLAIVGLIVIGTGTKWIDGLMPPVVAGAIVALIGFNLAPAAGANFAKAPVTALVTLAAVILCTVLFRGMLGRLSIFLGVAVGYVFAVIVGQVDFSGVEKAAWIGLPQFTLPANPFTAPAATWGILPAFLPVVLVLIAENVGHIRGVAQLTDPAVNRLTGRALFADGVATTVAGFFGGSGTTTYGENIGVMAATRVYSTAAYWVAGIVAILLGLSPKVGAVINTIPAGVLGGVTTALYGLIGIIGVKIWLDNKVDFSKPKNQFTAATALIIGIGDFTLNLGQLTFNGIALGAIAAIVVYHVMNAIGRARGTD, from the coding sequence ATGGCTCTGCCCTGGACACTGCACGGCGACGGCAAGAAGGTGGGAGCGCAGGAGATCGTCCTGCCCGGCGAGCGCCTGACCTGGCCCCGGACCATCGGGCTCGGCGCGCAGCACGTGGTCGCGATGTTCGGCGCGACGTTCCTGGTGCCGCTGCTTACCGGCTTCCCGCCCGCCACGACGCTGCTGTTCTCGGGCGTCGGCACGCTGCTCTTCCTCGTGATCACGGGCAACCGCCTGCCGAGCTACCTCGGCTCGTCGTTCGCCTTCATCGTCCCGATCGTGGCGGCGACGAAGGCGCACGGGATGCCGTCGGCGCTGTTCGGCATCCTGATCACGGGCATCCTGCTCGCGATCGTCGGCCTGATCGTCATCGGAACCGGCACCAAGTGGATCGACGGCCTCATGCCGCCGGTCGTCGCCGGCGCGATCGTCGCCCTGATCGGGTTCAACCTGGCTCCGGCCGCCGGCGCGAACTTCGCCAAGGCGCCGGTGACCGCTCTGGTGACGCTGGCCGCCGTCATCCTGTGCACCGTGCTGTTCCGCGGGATGCTCGGCCGGCTCAGCATCTTCCTCGGCGTCGCGGTCGGGTACGTCTTCGCCGTGATCGTCGGCCAGGTCGACTTCAGCGGCGTCGAGAAGGCGGCGTGGATCGGCCTGCCGCAGTTCACCCTCCCGGCGAACCCGTTCACCGCCCCGGCCGCGACGTGGGGCATCCTGCCTGCGTTCCTCCCCGTCGTGCTCGTGCTGATCGCCGAGAACGTGGGCCACATCCGCGGCGTCGCGCAGCTCACCGACCCGGCGGTGAACCGGCTGACCGGCCGCGCCCTCTTCGCCGACGGCGTCGCCACCACGGTCGCCGGCTTCTTCGGCGGCTCGGGTACCACGACGTACGGCGAGAACATCGGCGTCATGGCCGCGACCCGCGTCTACTCCACGGCGGCGTACTGGGTCGCGGGCATCGTTGCGATCCTGCTCGGCCTCTCCCCCAAGGTCGGCGCCGTCATCAACACGATCCCGGCCGGCGTGCTCGGCGGCGTGACGACCGCGCTGTACGGCCTCATCGGCATCATCGGCGTGAAGATCTGGCTGGACAACAAGGTCGACTTCTCGAAGCCGAAGAACCAGTTCACGGCCGCGACGGCGCTGATCATCGGCATCGGCGACTTCACGCTGAACCTCGGCCAGCTGACGTTCAACGGCATCGCGCTCGGCGCCATCGCCGCGATCGTCGTCTACCACGTGATGAACGCGATCGGCCGGGCGCGCGGGACGGACTGA
- a CDS encoding molybdenum cofactor biosynthesis protein MoaE, translated as MSDILATVTPDPLEPSTVDEFVWRAEAGAVVSFQGIVRDHDGGRSVVSLDYRAHPEAEDFLRQCCEEVARTTGLRVAAQHRVGSLTIGDLALIAAVAAPHRAEAFAACSELVEIIKARVPIWKRQHFTDGASEWVGL; from the coding sequence ATGAGCGACATCCTCGCCACCGTCACACCGGACCCGCTGGAGCCGTCGACCGTCGACGAGTTCGTCTGGCGCGCCGAGGCGGGCGCCGTCGTCTCCTTCCAGGGCATCGTGCGCGACCACGACGGCGGCCGCAGTGTGGTCTCGCTCGACTACCGCGCGCATCCCGAGGCCGAGGACTTCCTGCGGCAGTGCTGCGAGGAGGTCGCCCGGACCACCGGGCTGCGGGTGGCCGCCCAGCACCGCGTCGGGTCGCTGACCATCGGCGACCTCGCACTGATCGCCGCGGTCGCGGCTCCGCACCGCGCGGAGGCGTTCGCCGCGTGCTCCGAACTCGTGGAGATCATCAAGGCGCGCGTCCCGATCTGGAAGCGGCAGCACTTCACCGACGGCGCCTCGGAGTGGGTCGGTCTCTGA
- a CDS encoding MerR family transcriptional regulator has protein sequence MPQIRIKDAALYLGVSDDTVRRWIDSGVLSSQHDGSGRTVVDGLELAQLAKQNAVLPADPSGVAGSARNRFVGLVTDIVADRVMAQVELQCGPHRFVSLISSEAVRELGLELGSVAVAVIKATNVMVEAPAVAR, from the coding sequence ATGCCGCAGATACGGATCAAGGACGCCGCGCTCTACCTCGGAGTGAGCGACGACACCGTGCGCCGCTGGATCGACTCCGGGGTCCTGAGCAGCCAGCACGACGGGTCGGGACGGACGGTGGTCGACGGCCTGGAGCTCGCACAGCTGGCCAAGCAGAACGCCGTGCTGCCGGCCGACCCGTCCGGCGTCGCCGGGTCCGCCCGCAACCGGTTCGTCGGACTGGTGACCGACATCGTCGCCGACCGCGTCATGGCGCAGGTCGAGCTGCAGTGCGGCCCACATCGCTTCGTGTCGCTGATCAGCAGCGAGGCCGTGCGCGAGCTGGGACTCGAGCTCGGCTCGGTCGCGGTCGCGGTGATCAAGGCGACCAACGTCATGGTCGAGGCGCCGGCGGTGGCGCGATGA
- a CDS encoding MFS transporter — protein sequence MRGGVLTFVTMAYIVILNPLILGGTKDVVGHTLGTTQVAAVTALSAGVMTLLFGLIARLPFAFAAGLGINSFLAVNVVKVLTWQEAMGLVVINGIIIVLLSATGLRKLIFNAVPAPLKTAITVGIGLFIAFIGFVDSGFVRTTTLSSPPVQLGEAGSIATLPTITFLIALVIMGVLMARKVKGALLIGIVAATVVAIIGEAIWHVGPSMGKNPAGWNLTVPQLPTSLVSLPDLSLVGQVDLFGAFGRIGALAAIMLIFTLVFTNFFDAMGSMTGLARSAGLANDDGTFPRLQSALIVEGVGAIVGGGTSSSSNTVFVESASGIGEGAKTGFASVITGVLFLLAMFFTPLTQVVPLEVAAAALVVVGALMVVQIRHIDMSEFSVVLPVFLTIIVMPLTYSIANGIGVGFISWVLIRSLAGKAREISPLLWVVAAGFLIYFARGPIEGLLGQV from the coding sequence GTGCGCGGCGGCGTCCTGACGTTCGTGACCATGGCGTACATCGTCATCCTCAACCCGCTCATCCTCGGCGGCACGAAGGATGTGGTGGGCCACACCCTCGGGACCACCCAGGTCGCCGCCGTGACCGCGCTCAGCGCCGGCGTGATGACCCTCCTCTTCGGCCTGATCGCGCGCCTGCCGTTCGCGTTCGCCGCGGGACTCGGCATCAACTCGTTCCTCGCCGTGAACGTGGTCAAGGTCCTGACCTGGCAGGAGGCGATGGGCCTCGTCGTCATCAACGGCATCATCATCGTTCTGCTGTCGGCGACCGGTCTGCGCAAGCTCATCTTCAACGCCGTCCCGGCGCCGCTCAAGACGGCGATCACGGTCGGCATCGGCCTCTTCATCGCGTTCATCGGCTTCGTCGACTCCGGCTTCGTCCGCACCACGACGCTCTCGTCGCCGCCGGTGCAGCTGGGCGAGGCGGGCTCGATCGCGACCCTACCGACCATCACCTTCCTCATCGCCCTGGTCATCATGGGCGTGCTCATGGCGCGCAAGGTCAAGGGCGCGCTCCTCATCGGCATCGTCGCGGCCACCGTCGTCGCGATCATCGGCGAGGCGATCTGGCACGTCGGACCGTCCATGGGCAAGAACCCGGCCGGGTGGAACCTCACCGTCCCGCAGCTCCCGACCTCGCTCGTCTCTCTGCCCGACCTCAGCCTGGTCGGCCAGGTCGACCTGTTCGGCGCCTTCGGCCGCATCGGCGCCCTGGCCGCGATCATGCTGATCTTCACGCTCGTCTTCACCAACTTCTTCGACGCCATGGGCTCGATGACCGGCCTGGCGCGCAGCGCGGGCCTGGCAAACGACGACGGCACCTTCCCGCGCCTGCAGTCGGCGCTCATCGTGGAGGGCGTCGGCGCGATCGTCGGCGGCGGAACGTCGTCGTCGTCCAACACCGTGTTCGTGGAGTCCGCGTCGGGCATCGGCGAGGGCGCGAAGACCGGCTTCGCCAGCGTGATCACCGGCGTGCTGTTCCTGCTCGCCATGTTCTTCACGCCGTTGACGCAGGTCGTCCCGCTCGAGGTCGCGGCGGCGGCGCTGGTCGTCGTCGGTGCGCTCATGGTCGTGCAGATCCGCCACATCGACATGAGCGAGTTCTCGGTCGTGCTGCCGGTGTTCCTGACGATCATCGTCATGCCGCTCACCTACTCGATCGCGAACGGCATCGGCGTCGGCTTCATCAGCTGGGTCCTCATCCGCTCGCTCGCCGGCAAGGCGCGCGAGATCAGCCCGCTCCTGTGGGTGGTCGCGGCCGGGTTCCTGATCTACTTCGCCCGCGGCCCGATCGAAGGCCTGCTCGGCCAGGTCTAG
- a CDS encoding molybdenum ABC transporter permease, with protein MIAGARLGVPRWIVVVAAVGALFVLLPLVAMALRVDWAHFLPLITSPSSVDALLLSLRTSLLATAGCLVLGIPMAIVLARVPFAGQRVVRAIVLLPLVLPPVVGGLALLALYGRRGLLGGALDVAFSTPAVVIAQTFVALPFLVLSLEGALRSAGERYEAVAATLGARPSAVLFRVTLPLVLPAVVSGAILSFARALGEFGATLTFAGSLQGVTRTLPLEIYLQRETDPDAAVALSLVLVVVAIAVVAVAHGAGERVQPWRARRRSAPSTARTAA; from the coding sequence GTGATCGCGGGCGCGCGCCTGGGCGTCCCGCGCTGGATCGTCGTCGTCGCGGCCGTCGGCGCGCTTTTCGTGCTGCTCCCGCTCGTCGCGATGGCGCTCCGCGTCGACTGGGCGCACTTCCTCCCGCTGATCACCTCGCCGTCGTCGGTGGATGCGCTGCTGCTCAGCCTGCGCACCTCCCTGCTCGCGACGGCCGGATGCCTGGTGCTCGGCATCCCGATGGCGATCGTGCTGGCGCGCGTCCCGTTCGCCGGGCAGCGGGTGGTGCGGGCGATCGTGCTGCTGCCGCTCGTGCTGCCGCCGGTGGTGGGCGGCCTCGCGCTGCTCGCACTGTACGGTCGGCGCGGGCTGCTCGGCGGCGCGCTCGACGTGGCGTTCTCGACGCCCGCGGTCGTGATCGCGCAGACGTTCGTGGCGCTGCCGTTCCTGGTGCTGAGTCTGGAGGGTGCGCTGCGGTCGGCCGGCGAGCGGTACGAGGCCGTCGCGGCGACGCTCGGAGCGCGTCCGTCTGCCGTGCTATTCCGGGTCACGCTGCCGCTGGTGCTGCCGGCAGTGGTATCGGGCGCCATCCTGTCGTTCGCGCGGGCGCTGGGCGAGTTCGGCGCGACGCTGACCTTCGCCGGGAGCCTCCAGGGCGTCACGCGCACCCTGCCGCTGGAGATCTACCTCCAGCGTGAGACCGACCCGGACGCGGCGGTGGCGCTCTCGCTTGTGCTCGTCGTCGTCGCGATCGCGGTCGTCGCGGTCGCGCACGGCGCGGGCGAGCGGGTGCAGCCATGGCGGGCGCGGCGGCGGTCTGCGCCGTCCACCGCTCGGACGGCCGCATGA
- a CDS encoding molybdate-binding protein, with protein sequence MSRRVRVAAALLLAGAALTGCSSAGAAPSASPSASATDSVSGTVTVFAAASLTKTFTELGKEFEAAHPGAKVAFSFAGSSDLVSQLTAGAPADVFASADEANMTKAVDAKVIDGDPVDFATNVLAIAVPPGNPAHVNSFADLASPGVKTVVCAPQVPCGAATAKVEKSAGVTLTPVSQESSVTDVLGKVSSGEADAGIVYRTDVKGAGSSVESVPFPEAAKTVNVYPIAKVAKAPNADGAAAFVAFVTGPDGRKALTAAGFGAP encoded by the coding sequence ATGAGCCGCCGGGTGCGAGTCGCCGCCGCGCTCCTTCTCGCGGGTGCGGCTCTCACCGGGTGCAGCTCGGCCGGCGCAGCCCCGAGCGCGAGCCCCAGCGCCTCCGCAACCGATTCCGTGAGCGGCACCGTGACCGTCTTCGCCGCCGCCTCGCTGACGAAGACGTTCACCGAGCTCGGGAAGGAGTTCGAGGCCGCGCATCCCGGGGCGAAGGTCGCGTTCTCGTTCGCCGGCTCCTCCGACCTCGTCTCGCAGCTGACCGCGGGCGCCCCGGCCGACGTGTTCGCGTCCGCCGACGAGGCGAACATGACCAAGGCCGTCGACGCGAAGGTCATCGACGGCGACCCGGTCGACTTCGCGACGAACGTGCTCGCGATCGCCGTGCCTCCCGGCAACCCTGCGCACGTGAACAGCTTCGCCGACCTCGCCTCGCCCGGCGTGAAGACGGTCGTCTGCGCTCCCCAGGTGCCGTGCGGCGCCGCGACCGCGAAGGTCGAGAAGTCGGCGGGCGTGACGCTGACGCCGGTCAGCCAGGAGTCCTCCGTCACGGATGTGCTCGGCAAGGTCAGCTCGGGCGAGGCGGACGCGGGCATCGTGTACCGGACGGATGTGAAGGGCGCAGGTTCCTCGGTCGAGTCTGTCCCGTTCCCGGAGGCGGCGAAGACGGTCAACGTCTATCCCATCGCGAAGGTGGCGAAGGCGCCGAACGCGGACGGCGCCGCAGCGTTCGTCGCCTTCGTCACCGGTCCCGACGGACGGAAGGCGCTGACCGCCGCCGGGTTCGGCGCGCCGTGA
- a CDS encoding molybdopterin molybdenumtransferase MoeA: MTRDPADERRTVEEHAAVVARMLEPLTDEPMTESVPLDRALGRVTAAEVRSEVDLPLFRNSQMDGYAVRAADVRTAPVALEVSGDIPAGHASPVSLIPGTALRIMTGAPVPTGADAIVPVEDTELVLGRDDDLAGAIVEIRRSRKRGEYVRERGSDLRRGEVLVPAATRLAPRHLAALAAAGVETVAVRARLRVGILTSGTELVTGSVPAFGQVYDANGIALAALVEEAGATVSVRASSNDDPAAFERILNDALHRSDLVITSGGISRGAYEVVREVLHPHGADITTVAMQPGGPQATAVIGGVPVFAFPGNPVSTQVSFAVFLRGPLRAAAGLPALPPVEAALTHRVVSVPGRRQFLRGRLDGTGGVAPVSGPSSHLVAGMAQAGVLIDIPADADALDEGAAVTVWTL, encoded by the coding sequence ATGACACGCGACCCCGCCGACGAGCGCCGGACCGTCGAAGAGCATGCCGCCGTCGTCGCGCGGATGCTCGAGCCGCTCACCGACGAGCCCATGACCGAGTCCGTTCCGCTCGACCGCGCGCTCGGCCGCGTGACCGCGGCGGAGGTGCGGTCGGAGGTCGACCTTCCGCTGTTCCGCAACTCGCAGATGGACGGCTACGCGGTGCGGGCCGCCGATGTGCGGACCGCGCCGGTCGCGCTCGAGGTGAGCGGCGACATCCCGGCCGGCCATGCGAGCCCGGTGTCGCTCATCCCCGGAACGGCGCTGCGGATCATGACCGGCGCGCCCGTGCCGACCGGCGCGGACGCGATCGTGCCGGTCGAGGACACCGAGCTGGTGCTCGGCCGCGACGACGACCTCGCGGGCGCGATCGTCGAGATCCGGCGCTCGCGGAAGCGCGGCGAGTACGTGCGCGAGCGCGGCAGCGACCTCCGTCGCGGCGAGGTGCTGGTACCGGCGGCCACCCGGCTCGCCCCGCGCCACCTCGCGGCGCTGGCCGCGGCGGGCGTCGAGACCGTGGCCGTACGGGCCCGGCTGCGGGTCGGCATCCTGACCAGCGGCACGGAGCTCGTCACCGGGTCCGTCCCAGCCTTCGGCCAGGTCTACGACGCGAACGGCATCGCGCTCGCCGCCCTCGTCGAGGAGGCCGGCGCCACCGTGTCCGTGCGCGCGAGCAGCAACGACGACCCCGCGGCGTTCGAGCGCATCCTGAACGACGCGCTGCACCGCAGCGACCTCGTGATCACCTCGGGCGGCATCTCGCGCGGCGCGTACGAGGTGGTGCGGGAGGTGCTGCACCCCCATGGCGCCGACATCACCACGGTCGCGATGCAGCCGGGCGGACCGCAGGCGACCGCCGTGATCGGCGGGGTGCCGGTGTTCGCGTTCCCCGGCAACCCGGTGAGCACGCAGGTCTCGTTCGCGGTGTTCCTGCGCGGGCCGCTGCGCGCCGCCGCCGGACTGCCCGCCCTCCCGCCGGTCGAGGCTGCCCTCACCCACCGCGTCGTCTCCGTGCCGGGGCGACGCCAGTTCCTGCGCGGACGCCTCGACGGCACCGGCGGGGTGGCTCCGGTCTCCGGGCCGTCGTCGCACCTCGTCGCCGGGATGGCGCAGGCCGGCGTGCTCATCGACATCCCCGCCGACGCGGACGCCCTGGACGAGGGCGCCGCCGTGACAGTCTGGACGCTATGA